The following are encoded together in the Oncorhynchus gorbuscha isolate QuinsamMale2020 ecotype Even-year unplaced genomic scaffold, OgorEven_v1.0 Un_scaffold_1373, whole genome shotgun sequence genome:
- the LOC124022414 gene encoding uroporphyrinogen-III synthase-like isoform X1, which translates to MVRAMKTVDSWLNSIVISRRHMTGAGCNVRPLRVYTPRQPSVLKLLHRDSESSVEMHVLLLKEPREGGSGPDPYIKELASRGHKPTLIPVLSFTFVSLNTLSDKSLLLQLFQPERHGGLIFTSPRAVEAVKMCLEDDERTEQWNNDIKDKWNAKSIYVVGKATAALGE; encoded by the exons ATGGTCCGAGCTATGAAAACAGTTGATTCATGGCTCAACAGCATTGTTATCAGTAGGCGACATATGACAGGCGCTGGGTGTAACGTTCGCCCTCTACGGGTTTACACCCCCCGTCAACCTTCTGTTCTGAAGCTACTGCACCGG GACTCTGAGTCATCTGTCGAAATGCATGTGTTGCTTCTGAAAGAACCAAGAGAGGGAGGCTCTGGACCAGATCCTTACATCAAG GAGCTGGCATCCCGTGGACACAAACCAACCTTAATTCCTGTGTTGTCGTTTACATTTGTTTCCTTGAACACTTTGTCAGACAAG TCTCTACTCCTACAGCTGTTCCAGCCAGAACGACATGGCGGGCTGATTTTTACCAGCCCGAGGGCGGTGGAGGCAGTCAAAATGTGTCTTGAAGATGATGAAAGAACGGAAC AGTGGAACAATGACATAAAAGACAAATGGAATGCCAAGTCCATCTATGTTGTTGGGAAGGCTACTGCAGCGCTAGGTGAGTAA
- the LOC124022414 gene encoding uroporphyrinogen-III synthase-like isoform X2: protein MVRAMKTVDSWLNSIVISRRHMTGAGCNVRPLRVYTPRQPSVLKLLHRDSESSVEMHVLLLKEPREGGSGPDPYIKELASRGHKPTLIPVLSFTFVSLNTLSDKLFQPERHGGLIFTSPRAVEAVKMCLEDDERTEQWNNDIKDKWNAKSIYVVGKATAALGE from the exons ATGGTCCGAGCTATGAAAACAGTTGATTCATGGCTCAACAGCATTGTTATCAGTAGGCGACATATGACAGGCGCTGGGTGTAACGTTCGCCCTCTACGGGTTTACACCCCCCGTCAACCTTCTGTTCTGAAGCTACTGCACCGG GACTCTGAGTCATCTGTCGAAATGCATGTGTTGCTTCTGAAAGAACCAAGAGAGGGAGGCTCTGGACCAGATCCTTACATCAAG GAGCTGGCATCCCGTGGACACAAACCAACCTTAATTCCTGTGTTGTCGTTTACATTTGTTTCCTTGAACACTTTGTCAGACAAG CTGTTCCAGCCAGAACGACATGGCGGGCTGATTTTTACCAGCCCGAGGGCGGTGGAGGCAGTCAAAATGTGTCTTGAAGATGATGAAAGAACGGAAC AGTGGAACAATGACATAAAAGACAAATGGAATGCCAAGTCCATCTATGTTGTTGGGAAGGCTACTGCAGCGCTAGGTGAGTAA
- the LOC124022410 gene encoding putative pre-mRNA-splicing factor ATP-dependent RNA helicase DHX32 — MIQVVYFQSRSRGSLRSWITLALDDDGNLSEIGIIISELPLDAQMAKALLASCEFDCVNEVVTIAAMLSAPSCFLEPPVGRTQEVQQCHRKFWHPEGDHFTLINIYNAFKYSQRETCELVTSNADRKTVINIH, encoded by the exons ATGATCCAAGTTGTCTACTTCCAATCCAGATCCAGAGGGTCATTGAGGAGCTGGATTACTCTCGCATTGGACGACGATGGGAACCTATCAGAGATCGGGATCATAATCTCTGAGTTGCCATTGGACGCTCAGATGGCCAAGGCTCTGCTGGCGTCCTGTGAGTTTGATTGTGTGAACGAGGTGGTGACCATCGCAGCTATGCTATCAG CGCCAAGCTGCTTCCTGGAGCCACCTGTTGGCAGGACCCAAGAGGTACAACAGTGTCACAGAAAGTTCTGGCACCCTGAGGGAGACCACTTCACCCTCATCAACATCTACAACGCCTTCAAgtacagccagagagagacatgtgagTTAGTTACTTCAAatgcagacagaaagacagtcaTTAACATCCATTGA